One window from the genome of Xiphophorus hellerii strain 12219 chromosome 16, Xiphophorus_hellerii-4.1, whole genome shotgun sequence encodes:
- the LOC116735141 gene encoding bMERB domain-containing protein 1 isoform X1, with protein MEKERRSSQQFGATEKPTENVISMADSTATVEDIEGELFKIERIREILVRRESELRYMMDDIQLCKEITRLRQELQKLVTTPDNDKSTEDGGKEEELLKRINKLVETRDFLVDDVEFERLREREEDKEMAAFLESKFPSSLANKGALRDRRVASQSQQTPSPFLTKAGLTLLKDCCGFTCSVM; from the exons atggaaaaagaaagaagatcCTCTCAACAGTTCGGAGCGACGGAGAAACCAA CAGAAAATGTCATCTCGATGGCCGACTCCACGGCCACGGTGGAGGACATCGAGGGGGAGTTGTTCAAGATTGAGCGGATACGCGAGATCCTCGTACGAAGAGAATCGGAGCTAAGatacat GATGGACGACATTCAGCTCTGTAAAGAAATCACAAGGCTGAGACAGGAGCTGCAGAAACTTGTCACAACTCCAG ACAATGACAAGTCCACAGAAGACGGAGGGAAGGAAGAGGAACTGCTGAAGCGGATAAACAAGCTGGTGGAGACCAGAGACTTCCTGGTGGACGATGTGGAGTTTGAACGGCTCAG GGAAAGAGAGGAAGACAAGGAGATGGCAGCTTTTCTGGAGTCCAAATTTCCCAGTTCTTTGGCCAACAAAG GTGCTCTGCGAGATCGAAGGGTTGCGTCACAATCCCAGCAGACACCCAGTCCGTTTCTCACTAAAGCCGGACTGACGCTGCTGAAAGACTGCTGCGGCTTCACCTGCTCCGTCATGTGA
- the LOC116735130 gene encoding phosphoinositide 3-kinase regulatory subunit 5-like isoform X2, producing the protein MEQSSCTEDRIQHSLERCLCHLGVDSPDKKLWNAGLCISRWCLEELVKRHPHNFLILLQKILQKTKEVLEECQYELVVPLTLLFSAALLKSPHLGAGCCVLQEAYLLFHQFLAWPEPCSSASRRLLVVIEQEIRAPGISFQRLVRTEQAISPDLNCSKTLVVLLVSPDADAPQEVQLTSEQLSTMHYSSRNIITTLILHSFQAAFGTKLDLRVLHAALQEKELYELEQLYETITGSMETATSGADHTAAREGLLRSLEKLRESLSVPSGCSETGSLESLTLPYPKCHTCLWDEDNFDVLKDLLLVDSDLDSPPECFPKIDEDDTFDTSIDEEDEQDSSSKRDDPFQSHRISTASSSSRDSTFSGYSLSSSWSVPSASSGVESDFSEDTAHEDTEEGQGSQLKVRKKPKKKSKSLLGLERFSLLFKTPHSPSTSRRVRSMGYNGDITKDYLMTGAQLKHSGTPMRHIRHLNVSTAPVDPSAPQRHICVRRRPILSCSEANEAEVLTVVKVVAFGGDREAGRLARAYSDLQQKERKCPQLTRTCKLQFYFVPTKRKSVSPGAGHMPAEGQESNCQEVEDSTTDIAQMLGMMDPWYERNVFSLLSLSSEVLCEGAPKEDDVSGGTGATEHRLPLLADLVLYYCRHADQPVLVQLYQAELTLEGGEKRKEVFIHSLELGHTAGARAVKAMGAVSKRLGIDEEREAVPLTLNVAYNKVAVSGRSHWMHKEAVCTSINLQKTCRESKQLDSKEGLQLTMTEVVKKQSSKSKKGYNQILLSEVKVDKMQVTAQGDGSTFAVCLDQDKKTFIQSVKRCEVSLCSKPGSSSDWRSYKTLPGQIQPLHPTFCSLLCLPVTAFSAADP; encoded by the exons ATGGAGCAGAGCTCGTGCACGGAGGATCGCATCCAGCACAGTCTCGAGCGCTGCCTCTGCCACCTGGGAGTTGACTCTCCCGACAAGAAGCTCTGGAATG CTGGACTGTGCATAAGCCGCTGGTGTTTGGAGGAACTTGTGAAGCGGCATCCCCACAACTTCCTCATCCTTCTGcagaaaatactgcaaaaaacaaaggag GTTCTGGAGGAGTGCCAGTATGAACTGGTGGTTCCCCTGACTCTCCTGTTCTCTGCTGCTCTTCTCAAA AGCCCACATTTAGGCGCAGGATGCTGTGTTCTCCAGGAGGCCTACCTGTTGTTCCACCAGTTCCTGGCCTGGCCCGAGCCTTGCAGCTCCGCCAGCAGACGTTTACTCGTGGTCATCGAGCAGGAGATTCGAGCGCCAG GTATTTCATTTCAGCGACTGGTAAGGACAGAGCAGGCTATTTCCCCTGACCTTAACTGCTCTAAAACCTT AGTGGTCCTGTTGGTGAGTCCAGATGCTGACGCCCCCCAGGAGGTCCAGCTGACCTCTGAGCAGCTCAGTACCATGCATTACTCCAGCAGGAACATCATAACAACTCTTATCCTGCACAGCTTTCAGGCTGCTTTCGGTACCAAACTGGACCTGCGGGTTCTCCACGCAGCCCTGCAG GAGAAAGAGCTGTATGAGCTGGAGCAGCTTTATGAGACGATAACTGGCAGCATGGAGACGGCAACCTCTGGGGCGGATCACACAGCTGCCAGGGAGGGACTACTCCGCAGCTTGGAGAAGCTCAGAGAAAGTCTCTCTGTCCCTTCTGGTTGCTCAGAGACCG GGTCTTTAGAGAGCCTAACGCTGCCCTACCCCAAATGCCACACATGCTTATGGGATGAGGACAACTTCG ATGTTCTAAAAGACCTGCTTTTAGTCGATTCTGACCTGGACTCCCCTCCAGAATGTTTCCCCAAAATCGACGAGGATGACACTTTTGACACTAGTATCGACGAGGAAGACGAGCAGGACTCCTCGAGCAAACGGGACGATCCGTTTCAAAGCCATCGGATCTCCACCGCCTCGTCTTCCTCGAGGGACTCTACCTTCTCGGGATACTCTCTCTCCTCCAGCTGGTCCGTGCCATCTGCTTCATCAGGAGTGGAAAGCGACTTCAGCGAGGACACAGCGCACGAGGACACCGAGGAAGGGCAAGGCAGCCAACTGAAAGTCAGAAAGAAACCCAAGAAAAAGTCCAAATCCCTCTTGGGATTGGAGCGATTCTCCTTGCTCTTCAAGACTCCGCACAGTCCGAGCACATCTCGCCGCGTCCGGAGCATGGGCTACAACGGAGACATCACCAAAGACTACCTGATGACGGGGGCACAGCTCAAACACTCCGGGACCCCCATGAGACATATTCGTCATCTCAATGTGTCCACGGCCCCCGTAGATCCTTCCGCTCCCCAGAGGCACATCTGCGTCCGCAGGAGGCCGATTCTGAGCTGCAGCGAGGCGAATGAGGCGGAAGTGCTGACCGTTGTCAAGGTGGTCGCGTTCGGGGGTGACAGAGAGGCTGGGAGGCTCGCTCGGGCGTACAGCGACctgcagcagaaagagagaaagtgTCCCCAGCTCACAAGGACGTGCAAACTGCAGTTTTACTTTGTTCCCACCAAGAGGAAAAGTGTAAGCCCAGGAGCAGGACACATGCCTGCAGAAGGGCAG GAGTCAAATTGCCAAGAAGTGGAGGACAGTACAACAGATATAGCCCAGATGTTGGGTATGATGGACCCCTGGTATGAGCGCAATGTCTTCAGTCTGCTGAGCTTGTCCTCCGAAGTTCTCTGTGAG GGAGCTCCCAAGGAGGACGACGTCTCCGGCGGCACCGGCGCCACGGAGCACCGCCTCCCCCTGCTGGCCGACTTGGTGCTCTATTACTGCAGACACGCCGATCAACCCGTTCTGGTGCAGCTCTACCAGGCTGAG CTGACCCTGGAAGGGGGAGAGAAGAGAAAGGAAGTGTTCATTCATTCCTTGGAGCTCGGACACACAGCTGGAGCAAGAGCTGTTAAAGCCATGG GCGCTGTGAGCAAAAGGTTGGGAATAGATGAAGAGCGGGAGGCTGTTCCTCTCACCCTCAATGTGGCCTACAACAAG GTGGCCGTCAGCGGGAGGAGCCACTGGATGCACAAAGAGGCGGTCTGCACCTCCATCAACCTTCAGAAGACATGCAGAGAGTCCAAACAGCTGG ATTCTAAAGAGGGCCTGCAGCTGACAATGACAGAGGTTGTGAAGAAGCAGAGCTCCAAATCTAAAAAGGGTTACAACCAG ATCTTGCTATCAGAAGTGAAGGTGGACAAGATGCAAGTGACTGCCCAAGGGGATGGGAGCACGTTTGCTGTTTGCCTGGATCAAGACAAAAAGACGTTCATCCAAAGTGTGAAGAG GTGCGAGGTGTCGCTGTGCAGCAAACCAGGCAGCAGTTCGGACTGGAGGTCTTACAAAACACTACCGGGCCAAATCCAGCCCCTCCACCCAACGTTCTGCTCCCTGCTCTGCCTTCCCGTCACTGCCTTCTCCGCTGCTGACCCCTGA
- the mfsd6l gene encoding major facilitator superfamily domain-containing protein 6-like: MRRNRQIDVKRALILTATFRFLCCCSKACLLPFLTLYFRQLGLSPSMTGIVMATKHSITLVWSPAAGLLSKRYNKRRVVINCSLVFSAAAVVMLLLLPSVGTPGAQSSTCNTSDLSSGSGQSQLNVTPSTRSQTLSTHTNLVIATSPNSSISEWKLGPVTTPPNHNHTEHSEVPVSQGNSSEVPIISQTVASVEHSTTLVNAARNKRSVITSDRFEDQQKGSSGFLASLKEMDIQNQLFYLTLIIVLVWEFASAPLEWTADDGLYEYLDYADASDRHGSADVWGLFGAVCGVGGAGLVVAQLSCHVAATHASRSAVHFYSYAGLAVLALPVGVYLPLYLNRKRDRANGLLKGVQLVHGSPHALLCAFTIVLVGVVNSAVENFLLWQMEDHGSTELHMGLCLALSLLSQAVFPLLAGRVSKLLSPGRVLIVGAASLGLQCFYYSFLWGPWAAFPAQVLGTLSSGGVWWAVRIQCEDIATPGAERSVRRVYGSLCLHLGSGLGSFASGFVAQRLGVTWLFRGVSIGIMAWCVCLPLLQWKAPRQRRINYSRLLAADASEASDSESEPERDWLDKAMEDDRGNNNYERRIGH, from the coding sequence ATGAGGCGGAACAGACAGATCGACGTCAAGCGCGCCCTCATTCTGACGGCCACCTTCAggttcctctgctgctgctctaaAGCCTGTCTGCTCCCCTTCCTCACCCTGTACTTCCGCCAACTGGGCCTGTCTCCATCCATGACTGGCATCGTCATGGCCACCAAGCACTCCATAACCCTGGTATGGAGTCCAGCAGCCGGACTCCTCTCCAAGCGCTACAACAAGAGACGGGTGGTGATAAATTGCTCGCTCGTGTTTTCTGCTGCGGCCGTTGtgatgctgctgcttctcccGTCTGTAGGGACGCCTGGCGCACAGAGCAGCACCTGTAACACCTCTGACCTGAGCTCTGGTTCAGGCCAAAGTCAGTTGAATGTTACCCCTAGTACTAGGAGTCAGACTTTGTCAACACATACAAATTTAGTCATTGCGACGTCGCCTAATAGCTCTATCAGTGAGTGGAAACTTGGTCCTGTAACAACTCCGCCTAATCACAATCATACAGAACACTCTGAAGTTCCTGTTTCACAAGGAAACTCATCTGAGGTGCCAATCATCAGTCAGACGGTAGCGAGCGTTGAGCATTCCACCACCTTAGTGAATGCAGCAAGGAATAAGAGGTCTGTGATCACATCGGACCGCTTTGAGGACCAACAGAAGGGCAGTTCGGGATTTCTCGCGAGCCTTAAGGAGATGGACATTCAGAACCAGCTCTTCTACTTGACGCTCATCATCGTGTTGGTGTGGGAGTTTGCGTCGGCTCCTCTCGAGTGGACAGCCGACGACGGGCTTTACGAGTATCTGGACTACGCGGACGCCTCAGACCGCCATGGCAGCGCCGATGTATGGGGTCTGTTCGGGGCGGTATGCGGGGTTGGGGGAGCCGGGCTTGTGGTCGCCCAGCTCAGTTGTCATGTAGCAGCCACTCACGCTTCCAGAAGCGCGGTGCATTTTTATTCCTACGCGGGCCTGGCGGTTCTAGCCCTGCCCGTAGGCGTCTACCTCCCTCTGTACCTGAACAGAAAGCGAGACAGGGCCAATGGGCTCCTTAAGGGTGTGCAGCTGGTTCACGGCTCCCCCCACGCTCTACTCTGCGCCTTCACCATCGTCCTGGTCGGTGTGGTGAATTCGGCTGTGGAGAACTTCCTGCTTTGGCAGATGGAGGATCACGGGAGCACTGAGCTGCACATGGGACTATGCCTCGCTCTTTCTTTGCTCTCACAGGCAGTCTTCCCCCTCCTGGCTGGCAGAGTATCCAAACTCCTAAGCCCAGGGAGGGTTCTCATCGTTGGGGCTGCCAGTCTCGGGTTGCAGTGCTTCTACTACTCCTTCCTTTGGGGACCCTGGGCGGCCTTTCCTGCACAGGTGCTGGGTACCTTGAGCAGCGGCGGCGTCTGGTGGGCTGTGAGGATCCAATGCGAGGACATCGCAACACCAGGGGCCGAACGAAGCGTCAGGAGGGTCTACGGTTCCCTGTGTCTGCACCTTGGGAGTGGACTCGGGAGTTTTGCCAGCGGGTTTGTGGCGCAGAGACTTGGGGTGACATGGTTGTTCAGAGGGGTTTCCATAGGAATTATGGCGTGGTGTGTGTGTCTTCCTCTTCTGCAGTGGAAAGCCCCACGCCAGCGCAGGATTAACTACTCGCGCCTTTTGGCAGCCGACGCAAGCGAGGCCAGTGACTCCGAATCTGAGCCAGAGAGAGACTGGCTGGATAAGGCTATGGAGGACGACCGAGGCAATAACAACTACGAAAGGCGAATCGGACACTAA
- the LOC116735130 gene encoding phosphoinositide 3-kinase regulatory subunit 5-like isoform X1 produces the protein MVLQTMEQSSCTEDRIQHSLERCLCHLGVDSPDKKLWNAGLCISRWCLEELVKRHPHNFLILLQKILQKTKEVLEECQYELVVPLTLLFSAALLKSPHLGAGCCVLQEAYLLFHQFLAWPEPCSSASRRLLVVIEQEIRAPGISFQRLVRTEQAISPDLNCSKTLVVLLVSPDADAPQEVQLTSEQLSTMHYSSRNIITTLILHSFQAAFGTKLDLRVLHAALQEKELYELEQLYETITGSMETATSGADHTAAREGLLRSLEKLRESLSVPSGCSETGSLESLTLPYPKCHTCLWDEDNFDVLKDLLLVDSDLDSPPECFPKIDEDDTFDTSIDEEDEQDSSSKRDDPFQSHRISTASSSSRDSTFSGYSLSSSWSVPSASSGVESDFSEDTAHEDTEEGQGSQLKVRKKPKKKSKSLLGLERFSLLFKTPHSPSTSRRVRSMGYNGDITKDYLMTGAQLKHSGTPMRHIRHLNVSTAPVDPSAPQRHICVRRRPILSCSEANEAEVLTVVKVVAFGGDREAGRLARAYSDLQQKERKCPQLTRTCKLQFYFVPTKRKSVSPGAGHMPAEGQESNCQEVEDSTTDIAQMLGMMDPWYERNVFSLLSLSSEVLCEGAPKEDDVSGGTGATEHRLPLLADLVLYYCRHADQPVLVQLYQAELTLEGGEKRKEVFIHSLELGHTAGARAVKAMGAVSKRLGIDEEREAVPLTLNVAYNKVAVSGRSHWMHKEAVCTSINLQKTCRESKQLDSKEGLQLTMTEVVKKQSSKSKKGYNQILLSEVKVDKMQVTAQGDGSTFAVCLDQDKKTFIQSVKRCEVSLCSKPGSSSDWRSYKTLPGQIQPLHPTFCSLLCLPVTAFSAADP, from the exons ATGGTCTTGCAGACGATGGAGCAGAGCTCGTGCACGGAGGATCGCATCCAGCACAGTCTCGAGCGCTGCCTCTGCCACCTGGGAGTTGACTCTCCCGACAAGAAGCTCTGGAATG CTGGACTGTGCATAAGCCGCTGGTGTTTGGAGGAACTTGTGAAGCGGCATCCCCACAACTTCCTCATCCTTCTGcagaaaatactgcaaaaaacaaaggag GTTCTGGAGGAGTGCCAGTATGAACTGGTGGTTCCCCTGACTCTCCTGTTCTCTGCTGCTCTTCTCAAA AGCCCACATTTAGGCGCAGGATGCTGTGTTCTCCAGGAGGCCTACCTGTTGTTCCACCAGTTCCTGGCCTGGCCCGAGCCTTGCAGCTCCGCCAGCAGACGTTTACTCGTGGTCATCGAGCAGGAGATTCGAGCGCCAG GTATTTCATTTCAGCGACTGGTAAGGACAGAGCAGGCTATTTCCCCTGACCTTAACTGCTCTAAAACCTT AGTGGTCCTGTTGGTGAGTCCAGATGCTGACGCCCCCCAGGAGGTCCAGCTGACCTCTGAGCAGCTCAGTACCATGCATTACTCCAGCAGGAACATCATAACAACTCTTATCCTGCACAGCTTTCAGGCTGCTTTCGGTACCAAACTGGACCTGCGGGTTCTCCACGCAGCCCTGCAG GAGAAAGAGCTGTATGAGCTGGAGCAGCTTTATGAGACGATAACTGGCAGCATGGAGACGGCAACCTCTGGGGCGGATCACACAGCTGCCAGGGAGGGACTACTCCGCAGCTTGGAGAAGCTCAGAGAAAGTCTCTCTGTCCCTTCTGGTTGCTCAGAGACCG GGTCTTTAGAGAGCCTAACGCTGCCCTACCCCAAATGCCACACATGCTTATGGGATGAGGACAACTTCG ATGTTCTAAAAGACCTGCTTTTAGTCGATTCTGACCTGGACTCCCCTCCAGAATGTTTCCCCAAAATCGACGAGGATGACACTTTTGACACTAGTATCGACGAGGAAGACGAGCAGGACTCCTCGAGCAAACGGGACGATCCGTTTCAAAGCCATCGGATCTCCACCGCCTCGTCTTCCTCGAGGGACTCTACCTTCTCGGGATACTCTCTCTCCTCCAGCTGGTCCGTGCCATCTGCTTCATCAGGAGTGGAAAGCGACTTCAGCGAGGACACAGCGCACGAGGACACCGAGGAAGGGCAAGGCAGCCAACTGAAAGTCAGAAAGAAACCCAAGAAAAAGTCCAAATCCCTCTTGGGATTGGAGCGATTCTCCTTGCTCTTCAAGACTCCGCACAGTCCGAGCACATCTCGCCGCGTCCGGAGCATGGGCTACAACGGAGACATCACCAAAGACTACCTGATGACGGGGGCACAGCTCAAACACTCCGGGACCCCCATGAGACATATTCGTCATCTCAATGTGTCCACGGCCCCCGTAGATCCTTCCGCTCCCCAGAGGCACATCTGCGTCCGCAGGAGGCCGATTCTGAGCTGCAGCGAGGCGAATGAGGCGGAAGTGCTGACCGTTGTCAAGGTGGTCGCGTTCGGGGGTGACAGAGAGGCTGGGAGGCTCGCTCGGGCGTACAGCGACctgcagcagaaagagagaaagtgTCCCCAGCTCACAAGGACGTGCAAACTGCAGTTTTACTTTGTTCCCACCAAGAGGAAAAGTGTAAGCCCAGGAGCAGGACACATGCCTGCAGAAGGGCAG GAGTCAAATTGCCAAGAAGTGGAGGACAGTACAACAGATATAGCCCAGATGTTGGGTATGATGGACCCCTGGTATGAGCGCAATGTCTTCAGTCTGCTGAGCTTGTCCTCCGAAGTTCTCTGTGAG GGAGCTCCCAAGGAGGACGACGTCTCCGGCGGCACCGGCGCCACGGAGCACCGCCTCCCCCTGCTGGCCGACTTGGTGCTCTATTACTGCAGACACGCCGATCAACCCGTTCTGGTGCAGCTCTACCAGGCTGAG CTGACCCTGGAAGGGGGAGAGAAGAGAAAGGAAGTGTTCATTCATTCCTTGGAGCTCGGACACACAGCTGGAGCAAGAGCTGTTAAAGCCATGG GCGCTGTGAGCAAAAGGTTGGGAATAGATGAAGAGCGGGAGGCTGTTCCTCTCACCCTCAATGTGGCCTACAACAAG GTGGCCGTCAGCGGGAGGAGCCACTGGATGCACAAAGAGGCGGTCTGCACCTCCATCAACCTTCAGAAGACATGCAGAGAGTCCAAACAGCTGG ATTCTAAAGAGGGCCTGCAGCTGACAATGACAGAGGTTGTGAAGAAGCAGAGCTCCAAATCTAAAAAGGGTTACAACCAG ATCTTGCTATCAGAAGTGAAGGTGGACAAGATGCAAGTGACTGCCCAAGGGGATGGGAGCACGTTTGCTGTTTGCCTGGATCAAGACAAAAAGACGTTCATCCAAAGTGTGAAGAG GTGCGAGGTGTCGCTGTGCAGCAAACCAGGCAGCAGTTCGGACTGGAGGTCTTACAAAACACTACCGGGCCAAATCCAGCCCCTCCACCCAACGTTCTGCTCCCTGCTCTGCCTTCCCGTCACTGCCTTCTCCGCTGCTGACCCCTGA
- the LOC116735141 gene encoding bMERB domain-containing protein 1 isoform X2 translates to MEKERRSSQQFGATEKPKNVISMADSTATVEDIEGELFKIERIREILVRRESELRYMMDDIQLCKEITRLRQELQKLVTTPDNDKSTEDGGKEEELLKRINKLVETRDFLVDDVEFERLREREEDKEMAAFLESKFPSSLANKGALRDRRVASQSQQTPSPFLTKAGLTLLKDCCGFTCSVM, encoded by the exons atggaaaaagaaagaagatcCTCTCAACAGTTCGGAGCGACGGAGAAACCAA AAAATGTCATCTCGATGGCCGACTCCACGGCCACGGTGGAGGACATCGAGGGGGAGTTGTTCAAGATTGAGCGGATACGCGAGATCCTCGTACGAAGAGAATCGGAGCTAAGatacat GATGGACGACATTCAGCTCTGTAAAGAAATCACAAGGCTGAGACAGGAGCTGCAGAAACTTGTCACAACTCCAG ACAATGACAAGTCCACAGAAGACGGAGGGAAGGAAGAGGAACTGCTGAAGCGGATAAACAAGCTGGTGGAGACCAGAGACTTCCTGGTGGACGATGTGGAGTTTGAACGGCTCAG GGAAAGAGAGGAAGACAAGGAGATGGCAGCTTTTCTGGAGTCCAAATTTCCCAGTTCTTTGGCCAACAAAG GTGCTCTGCGAGATCGAAGGGTTGCGTCACAATCCCAGCAGACACCCAGTCCGTTTCTCACTAAAGCCGGACTGACGCTGCTGAAAGACTGCTGCGGCTTCACCTGCTCCGTCATGTGA